From Armatimonadota bacterium:
TGCGGCTTCTCGGATCGGCGCAATCGCTTTGTCTCGCAGCAAGTGCCTGAGCTCTTCCATCGCTCGCCAAACCGTGGCGGCGTGCGCGCCTGCGCGATCAGATGGTACCGGACCGTTCGAGATGATCTTCGCCACGAGATCGTCGCGCGAGTAATCCTGGCGCAGGAACGAGAGGCACGCCATGAAGTCGCTGGCGGACAATTCGGCGTCTACTATGTCCAGTTCGCCGGCACAGATGTCCGTTCCGTACAAGGCGTTGTCCATGCCTGCCGCGTGGAGCGCGGCGCGGCGGAAAATGCACGGCATGCACCGGCCACAGTGCTCCAGCTTGCGCGCATCGGGCCCCGTCCCAGACATGTTGCGCACCCAGTTGCTGGTGTGACCGCGCTTTGCGCACGACACGGAAGCGGGGAGGCACTCCGCGAGCGCCCCCTGATTCAGGCACTCCCGAACGCATTCGCCCTTCGTCTTCATCGCGAGAGGATTCGCAATGGCGACGTAGATCCCGAGTGCAGCGAGGGTGGCCTCCAGTCCCCGCAGGAAGTAAGGGTGCGTGGTACGGGTGCTGCAGGAGCCGCGGCGCGACGGGGTGAGCGGGACGTTGATGGAGATCGTGCCGTTTTCGGGTATCAGGAGCGGATGCCGAGTCCCAATGGCTTTCGCGGCAAGTACTCCCATCGCGAGGAACACTATGGACCGGCTCCGGAAGTTGGTGTCAGATCCCTCGGGCTGCTGGCCCACGCCCATCTGGAAGAGGCGGGTCCGATTCGGATACCGGCGGTTGAGACAGCGCCACACCTTGTCCTGGTCCCCCTTGGGGCCGGGAATCGCCGGGTCGTGGTGTCCCACCAGAACAAGCTGCTTTTCCGGATACGCCTCCAGCCAGTCGATAGCCCCCACGAGTGAATCGAGTCCACCCGAGAACAGGCAGGCGGCATCTCCTCGGAGGCGCGGGAATCGGCGAACGCGGCCGGACCTCGGCATGGGAAGGCGGGTTTCCAGTCTGTAGAACTCAAACGTCCAGACGTCGCCGGTGAGGAAGCCGATCGCCGCTTCGAGCGCGTTCGCCTGAGAGGTCCACAAGTCTGGATCGGATACCGGCACCCTCACCACGAACTCGCGTGTCCAGGCGTCCTCGGTAAGCCTCCTGTCACCGATCTTGTCGGCCGCGTATATCGTCGCCGCCAGAAGCAGGAAGTCGAGGACGACGGGTTGAGGTGTGGGGCAGACCTGGCGTACAGGGGCGTAATCGATGTAAAGGGTTGCGGCATCGCCCGTCGCTCCCCGCGCCAGCGTGACCTTCGCAAACTCCCTAAGTGCCGTTGTGCCGACCGATACGTCGAATCTCATGGCTATGCCCCCCTGCCAAAGATGCTGAGGATGTCCTCGCAGATGGCGTCCGATAGGCGGCTCCCCTCGGGGCCGTGCCAGTCTACGGCCTTCAGGTCGCGGTCCTGGGATTCCTCCCGGAGCCGGGCCTCGATGTAGGTACGTATCTGGGAGAGGAAGGCATCCGCCTGCTCGGCCCCGATCCGTTGCGCCAGCCGGTCGTAGGACACTCGGCAGAACTGCTCGTAGAGCAGGTACGCGAAATACCGGTTGATTAGCTCTGGCAGGTTCGCTTCCCCGAGCGCCTCGGACAGCACCGCCTCGGCCTCATCCCGGCCAAGCCCTTCCATCAGCTCCTGGAGCAGCCGGGACGCTGCGGCGCGCGCGTCTGCGTCGTCGATCGTCGTGGCCGATCCGCTAAGGTAGTCCGTCAGGAACGCGGCGATCTCTGTAGTGCCCTTGTCTTCGGGGCGCTCGAGGCCCGCGTCGCGAAGGGCTTGGTGGAATCCGACCTGTCCGATGCGTTGCGCGAAGTCACCCATTGACTGGGCGACGTGCTGCCCCGCCCGGCGGCCCCCGATGGCGCCTCCGCCGTGAGCCATGGACCGCGGCCCACCGTTTGCCCCGATGAACTCCCCGAGAACGCGGTTGATCCGCTCCGGCGAGAAGTCGCCGCGCCGGGCGACGTTGGTGATGACGGTCTTTGCCTTCTGCCACTGAGGAGTGGTCGGGGCATCGTATCCCTTCGACGTACCCATTTACGTACCGCCTTTCGCCCGGCTCGCCTTGGGCTTCATGGCGGTTCCGGCGATGGTGTCGCTCTTCGCAAGTTGACCCAGGTAGGCGTTGAAGATTGTGGCCGACGGTTTGGTCTTGGCCAGCGTTCTGAGATCCAGCCCGACGTTGGCCGGAATCGAGTCGTTCGGGCACTCCTTCAGGGCGGCGAGGAGTGCTTCGGCGGCGCCTGGCGTTTCGGCCTCTATGAGGAGGCGGAAGCCGGAGAACACGCCAGCGTCCCGGGGCTTCGCCACGAGGGTGTTGCCCAGCGTCCGCAGGAACTGCTTGCGCTCACCCTCCTCCATCTGCGTCGCGAGTTGGACCGCAGTCTTCTGACGGCTCGGGCTATCGACCACGATGTCCAGGAGCGCCCGTCTGACAACTTGGGGCATCAGGTCCGCCCCCGCAAAGGTGTCGGCTAGTCGGTCCCTCGCTACCCAGAAGTAGTCACGCAGGTCGATCCCGGCGAGCTTTGGCTCCATCTGGAGCCACTTCATCGGAAAGCCCTCCGCCCAACTTGATCCCTTCTCGAACGTGCCGCCCTCGTATTCGGGGAGCCGTTTTGGAAAGCCTTCAGATGCATCCTGCCAGGATCTCAGTTCCTCGAACCTGTCCGGTTCCGTGTATTCCAGGACCTGAAGCTTCACCAGCACGTCGTCGCGGATATCCTCGAGTTCGGCGATGCCGGCAAGGCACTTCCGTATCACGAGAGCATTCAGGAACCGCTTCACCTGACGAGGGTTCCCTTTCAGGCCCTCCGTCACGAGCGCCGCGGAAGCGTTCACGAAGGCGAGGCTGGACGCGAGTCCGGCGGGCACGTCGGCCCCAAGCGCAGCCTGAACGTGCGAGTGCCCATACTTGGCGTAGCGCTCCCTTCCCTTCCGGTTGCGGGCGGCCTCATAGACCCGGCCACATGATTCGCTATCGAGGTCGCGGGCACAGAACAGGAGGGTCATGTACGACTCAACCTCGGCCGGCGACAGGCGGGGCAGGTTGTACGGCACCTGGATGAGTTTCTCAAGGTAGTCCTGCACGATGCGCTCCGCGGTTCGCTGCCCATCGGCGCCCGGAAAATCCTGCTGGGGGTATCTTATGCTGATCGCGTGCCTCACTATCCTCGGATCGGCACCAATCACGAAGGCCGTGCGCTCAACATTCACGAACAGCTTGATCGCCTCGAGGTTATCCAGAATCCTTTCGGGCGAGCACCGGTCCAGGTCGTCGATCAGCACGACCAGGCTGTCGATGTCGCAGTCCTTCAGAAGAGCCTGGAATTCGTCGCGGAACGCCCGCACGCTCGTCGGTCCAGGATCGTCGGGCGCCTGCCGGAGCAGTCCTTCCCAGCGGCCCTCGTCGCTTGCTTCCGCCGCTCCGTCTGCCGCGGGTTTTCCAGCGTCGTCTTCACCCTTGCCCAGAAGGCCGGTGAGGACCTTGGCAGCGTGCGGGACGATGCTGGTGCCGCCGCTGGCATACGCCGCCAGCAGGGGCAATCCCACGTCCTTGACCCCGAGCCGGATAAGGCGCATCCAGTTTACCGACTTCAAAAGGCGGACCGCCCGGTCTCGCACCTTCGGCCCGAGACGCTTGTGGTCGCCCAGGCCAATGAGGATCGTGCTGAGCAGGGCTGCCTTGGCGTCGTCGTAGCCTTCGAACGTCCAGCCGTTGAAGTATAGGACCGCCACCTTCTCCAGGCGGGCTCGCTGCTCTCCCTCCGGCTGGTTCTCGGGGTCGAGATCCCGCTGGAGCATCCGCATGATCGAGCTCTTGCCACTGCCCCAGTCCCCGAAGAGACCTATTGTGACGGGGAGCATTGATGCGT
This genomic window contains:
- a CDS encoding P-loop NTPase fold protein — its product is MWSDNETDNDLLGFQVHADLLRSLVTDASMLPVTIGLFGDWGSGKSSIMRMLQRDLDPENQPEGEQRARLEKVAVLYFNGWTFEGYDDAKAALLSTILIGLGDHKRLGPKVRDRAVRLLKSVNWMRLIRLGVKDVGLPLLAAYASGGTSIVPHAAKVLTGLLGKGEDDAGKPAADGAAEASDEGRWEGLLRQAPDDPGPTSVRAFRDEFQALLKDCDIDSLVVLIDDLDRCSPERILDNLEAIKLFVNVERTAFVIGADPRIVRHAISIRYPQQDFPGADGQRTAERIVQDYLEKLIQVPYNLPRLSPAEVESYMTLLFCARDLDSESCGRVYEAARNRKGRERYAKYGHSHVQAALGADVPAGLASSLAFVNASAALVTEGLKGNPRQVKRFLNALVIRKCLAGIAELEDIRDDVLVKLQVLEYTEPDRFEELRSWQDASEGFPKRLPEYEGGTFEKGSSWAEGFPMKWLQMEPKLAGIDLRDYFWVARDRLADTFAGADLMPQVVRRALLDIVVDSPSRQKTAVQLATQMEEGERKQFLRTLGNTLVAKPRDAGVFSGFRLLIEAETPGAAEALLAALKECPNDSIPANVGLDLRTLAKTKPSATIFNAYLGQLAKSDTIAGTAMKPKASRAKGGT
- the qatC gene encoding Qat anti-phage system QueC-like protein QatC, translated to MRFDVSVGTTALREFAKVTLARGATGDAATLYIDYAPVRQVCPTPQPVVLDFLLLAATIYAADKIGDRRLTEDAWTREFVVRVPVSDPDLWTSQANALEAAIGFLTGDVWTFEFYRLETRLPMPRSGRVRRFPRLRGDAACLFSGGLDSLVGAIDWLEAYPEKQLVLVGHHDPAIPGPKGDQDKVWRCLNRRYPNRTRLFQMGVGQQPEGSDTNFRSRSIVFLAMGVLAAKAIGTRHPLLIPENGTISINVPLTPSRRGSCSTRTTHPYFLRGLEATLAALGIYVAIANPLAMKTKGECVRECLNQGALAECLPASVSCAKRGHTSNWVRNMSGTGPDARKLEHCGRCMPCIFRRAALHAAGMDNALYGTDICAGELDIVDAELSASDFMACLSFLRQDYSRDDLVAKIISNGPVPSDRAGAHAATVWRAMEELRHLLRDKAIAPIREAAGL